The Deinococcus sedimenti genome window below encodes:
- a CDS encoding DUF4188 domain-containing protein, translating to MTRTSTPDHRPTRLTAELDGPFAVFLIGARINQPWNVPAWLPIFRAMPRMLRELQTRPELGLLGGQTHGGTLIQYWRSAEHLHAYAHARDHAHLPAWRAFNQTARRHPGAVGIWHETYLIQPGAYETVYVDMPPFGLGRAGTLTPATGRRQSAQGRLNAQAT from the coding sequence ATGACCCGCACATCCACCCCCGACCACCGCCCCACCCGCCTGACCGCCGAACTGGACGGTCCCTTCGCCGTGTTCCTGATCGGCGCCCGCATCAACCAACCCTGGAACGTCCCCGCGTGGCTCCCGATCTTCCGCGCCATGCCCCGCATGCTGCGCGAACTCCAGACCCGTCCCGAACTGGGCCTGCTGGGCGGCCAGACCCACGGCGGCACCCTGATCCAGTACTGGCGCAGCGCCGAACACCTCCACGCCTACGCACACGCCCGCGACCACGCCCACCTTCCCGCGTGGCGGGCCTTCAACCAGACCGCCCGCCGCCACCCCGGCGCCGTCGGCATCTGGCACGAGACGTACCTGATCCAGCCCGGCGCCTACGAGACCGTGTACGTGGACATGCCCCCCTTCGGCCTGGGCCGCGCCGGAACCCTGACCCCCGCCACCGGCCGGCGCCAGAGCGCCCAGGGCCGACTGAACGCACAGGCCACCTGA
- a CDS encoding PadR family transcriptional regulator produces the protein MPDATLGPSAFIVLGFLNHAGPATAYDLKRWVDDSVGFFWSFPRSQLYAEPQRLVTLGLLAETQEESGRRRRLYSVTDAGRAALADWRRSPAGMPELRDPGLLRMFFTPEEDHAALRALAAGQLRQHQERLATYRDMLGGEPCPWPERPPFTRTLRMGELYEQACLTFWQEVLDGLRPE, from the coding sequence ATGCCGGACGCAACCCTGGGCCCCTCCGCCTTCATCGTGTTGGGCTTCCTGAACCACGCGGGACCCGCCACCGCCTACGACCTCAAGCGCTGGGTGGACGACTCGGTCGGTTTTTTCTGGTCCTTCCCGCGCTCGCAGCTGTACGCCGAACCGCAGCGCCTCGTCACGCTGGGCCTGCTGGCCGAGACCCAGGAGGAATCGGGCCGCCGCCGCCGCCTGTACTCCGTCACCGATGCGGGCCGCGCCGCACTGGCCGACTGGCGCCGCAGCCCGGCCGGGATGCCCGAACTGCGCGACCCGGGCCTGCTGCGCATGTTCTTCACGCCCGAGGAGGACCACGCGGCCCTGCGCGCCCTGGCCGCCGGGCAGCTCCGGCAGCATCAGGAACGTCTCGCGACCTACCGCGACATGCTCGGCGGTGAGCCCTGCCCGTGGCCGGAGCGGCCGCCCTTCACCCGCACGCTGCGGATGGGTGAACTGTACGAGCAGGCCTGCCTCACCTTCTGGCAGGAAGTCCTCGACGGACTGCGTCCCGAATAA
- the infA gene encoding translation initiation factor IF-1, whose translation MPEQREKRKKEESDTVRAEGVVEEALPNTTFRVKLDTGHDILAYISGKMRIHYIRILPGDRVVLEISPYDTTRGRIVYRK comes from the coding sequence ATGCCGGAACAGCGGGAAAAGCGTAAGAAGGAAGAGTCCGATACCGTGCGGGCCGAGGGCGTGGTCGAAGAGGCGCTGCCGAACACCACGTTCCGCGTGAAGCTCGATACCGGGCACGACATCCTGGCTTACATCAGCGGCAAGATGCGTATTCACTACATCCGCATCCTGCCCGGGGACCGTGTGGTTCTGGAAATCAGTCCCTACGACACGACGCGCGGACGCATCGTCTACCGCAAATAA
- the rpmJ gene encoding 50S ribosomal protein L36 has translation MKVRSSVKKMCDNCKVIRRHGRVLVICSNVKHKQRQG, from the coding sequence ATGAAAGTTCGTAGCAGTGTCAAAAAGATGTGCGACAACTGCAAAGTGATCCGCCGCCACGGGCGCGTGCTGGTCATTTGCTCCAACGTCAAGCACAAGCAGAGGCAGGGTTAA
- the rpsM gene encoding 30S ribosomal protein S13, translated as MARIAGVDLPREKRVEIALTYIYGIGLTRSKEVLERTGISPDTRVKNLSEGEQSTLREAIEKTYKVEGDLRSEVGQNIKRLMDIGAYRGLRHRRGLPVRGQRTKTNARTRKGPRKTVAGKKKATRK; from the coding sequence ATGGCGCGTATTGCTGGCGTTGACCTGCCCCGCGAAAAGCGCGTCGAAATCGCGCTCACCTACATCTACGGCATCGGCCTGACCCGCAGCAAGGAAGTTCTGGAGCGCACCGGCATCAGCCCGGACACCCGCGTCAAGAACCTCAGTGAAGGCGAGCAGAGTACCCTGCGTGAAGCCATCGAGAAGACCTACAAGGTCGAAGGTGACCTCCGCAGCGAAGTCGGCCAGAACATCAAGCGCCTGATGGACATCGGCGCCTACCGCGGCCTGCGTCACCGGCGCGGTCTGCCCGTGCGCGGCCAGCGCACCAAGACGAACGCGCGCACCCGCAAGGGCCCCCGCAAGACCGTCGCCGGCAAGAAAAAGGCCACGAGGAAGTAA
- the rpsK gene encoding 30S ribosomal protein S11 codes for MAKSTKGKTPRRARRNISAGRAYVHASYNNTIVTITDLDGNSVAWSSGGTIGYKGSKKGTPYAAQLAAADAVKKAQQTFGMNIVDVIVRGSGSGREQAIRAIQASGIEVKSIMDDTPVPHNGCRPKKKFRA; via the coding sequence ATGGCGAAGAGCACCAAAGGCAAGACCCCGCGCCGCGCCCGGCGCAACATCAGCGCTGGCCGCGCATACGTGCACGCCAGCTACAACAACACCATCGTCACCATCACCGACCTCGACGGCAACAGCGTTGCCTGGAGCAGCGGCGGGACGATCGGCTACAAGGGCAGCAAGAAGGGCACCCCCTACGCCGCCCAGCTGGCCGCCGCTGACGCCGTCAAGAAGGCCCAGCAGACCTTCGGCATGAACATTGTCGACGTGATCGTGCGCGGGTCGGGCTCCGGCCGCGAGCAGGCCATCCGCGCCATCCAGGCGTCGGGCATCGAAGTGAAGTCCATCATGGACGACACCCCCGTGCCCCACAACGGCTGCCGCCCCAAGAAGAAGTTCCGCGCCTAA
- the rpsD gene encoding 30S ribosomal protein S4 translates to MGRFRGSITKLSRREGINLAETEKVQKYLDKRPYAPGQHGQRRGRGRPSDYSVRLREKQKLARLYGIGEKQFRNLFEEAANVPGVTGTVFLQLLERRLDNVVFRMGFASTRRQARQFVGHGHIMVNGKKVDIASYRVKIGDEITVTDLGRKIGFIQENMEAQKRRRVSPWVELDAENFKGTFSRLPAREDLALPINENFIIEYYSR, encoded by the coding sequence ATGGGTCGTTTCCGTGGTTCCATTACCAAACTCAGCCGCCGCGAAGGCATCAACCTCGCGGAGACCGAAAAAGTCCAGAAGTACCTGGACAAGCGCCCCTACGCGCCCGGCCAGCACGGCCAGCGCCGTGGCCGCGGCCGCCCCAGCGACTACAGCGTGCGTCTGCGTGAAAAGCAGAAACTCGCCCGCCTGTACGGCATTGGCGAGAAGCAGTTCCGTAACCTCTTCGAGGAAGCGGCCAACGTCCCCGGCGTGACCGGCACCGTGTTCCTGCAGCTGCTCGAACGCCGCCTGGACAACGTCGTCTTCCGCATGGGCTTCGCCAGCACCCGCCGCCAGGCCCGTCAGTTCGTCGGCCACGGCCACATCATGGTCAACGGCAAGAAGGTCGACATCGCCAGCTACCGCGTCAAGATCGGCGACGAGATCACCGTCACCGACCTGGGCCGCAAGATCGGCTTCATCCAGGAGAACATGGAAGCGCAGAAGCGCCGCCGCGTGAGCCCCTGGGTCGAACTGGACGCCGAGAACTTCAAGGGCACCTTCTCCCGCCTCCCCGCGCGTGAAGACCTCGCCCTGCCCATCAACGAGAACTTCATCATCGAGTACTACTCGCGCTAA
- a CDS encoding DNA-directed RNA polymerase subunit alpha: protein MDQKRPQLKARVDGDYGEFVLEPLTRGYGVTIGNPIRRILMSSIPGTAVTSVYIEDVLHEFSTIPGVKEDVIQIILNLKELVVKFHATGPKTLTLRAQGEGVVKASAFEVPSDAEIVNPDLVIANLAEDGKLVMEVRVEEGEGYVPADKHATKDRINSIPVDAVFSPVRRVAYHVENTRVGQQTDLDRLILRVWTDGSTGPQDALDKAVEILREELTVFGNVETLPAAVPEYQQPVYTPAPTAPNVYDLPPSTASLNLNPGDYPAEMDSPRVTLEGLGLTTRVLHSLKEEGIDSVDALCALSDRDLKKVPGIGERSLDEIKQQLAQFGLALRD, encoded by the coding sequence GTGGATCAAAAGCGCCCTCAACTCAAGGCCCGCGTGGACGGCGATTACGGCGAGTTCGTCCTGGAACCGCTCACGCGCGGTTACGGCGTCACCATCGGGAACCCCATCCGGCGCATCCTGATGTCCTCGATCCCCGGTACCGCGGTCACCAGCGTGTACATCGAGGACGTCCTGCATGAGTTCTCCACCATCCCCGGCGTCAAGGAAGACGTCATCCAGATCATCCTGAACCTCAAGGAACTCGTGGTGAAATTCCACGCGACCGGTCCCAAGACCCTCACCCTGCGCGCGCAGGGCGAAGGCGTCGTCAAGGCCAGCGCCTTCGAGGTCCCCAGCGACGCCGAGATCGTCAACCCTGACCTGGTCATCGCCAACCTCGCCGAGGACGGCAAACTGGTCATGGAAGTGCGCGTCGAGGAAGGCGAAGGCTACGTCCCCGCGGACAAGCACGCCACCAAAGACCGCATCAACTCGATCCCCGTCGACGCCGTGTTCTCCCCCGTGCGCCGCGTGGCGTACCACGTCGAGAACACCCGCGTGGGTCAGCAGACCGACCTGGACCGACTCATCCTGCGCGTCTGGACCGACGGCAGCACCGGCCCCCAGGACGCCCTGGACAAGGCCGTTGAGATCCTGCGTGAGGAACTCACGGTGTTCGGCAACGTGGAAACCCTCCCCGCCGCCGTGCCCGAGTACCAGCAGCCCGTCTACACCCCCGCGCCCACCGCGCCGAACGTGTACGACCTGCCGCCCAGCACCGCCAGCCTGAACCTGAACCCCGGCGACTACCCCGCCGAGATGGACTCCCCCCGCGTGACCCTCGAAGGTCTGGGCCTCACCACCCGCGTGCTGCACTCCCTCAAGGAAGAAGGCATCGACAGCGTGGACGCCCTGTGCGCCCTGTCCGACCGCGACCTGAAAAAGGTTCCCGGCATCGGCGAGCGCAGCCTCGACGAGATCAAGCAGCAACTCGCCCAGTTCGGCCTCGCCCTGCGCGACTGA
- the rplQ gene encoding 50S ribosomal protein L17 → MRHGKAGRKLNRNSSARTALARAQATALLREGRIQTTLTKAKELRPFVEKLITTAKGGDLHARRLVAQDIHDNAVLRKVMDEVAPKYAERPGGYTRILRVGTRRGDGVTMALIELV, encoded by the coding sequence ATGCGTCACGGTAAAGCCGGTCGCAAGCTCAACCGCAACAGCAGCGCCCGCACCGCCCTGGCCCGCGCCCAGGCGACGGCCCTGCTGCGCGAGGGCCGCATCCAGACGACCCTCACGAAGGCCAAAGAGCTTCGCCCCTTCGTTGAGAAACTGATCACCACCGCCAAGGGCGGCGACCTGCACGCCCGCCGCCTCGTCGCCCAGGACATCCACGACAACGCCGTGCTGCGCAAAGTCATGGACGAAGTGGCCCCCAAGTACGCCGAGCGTCCCGGTGGCTACACCCGCATCCTGCGCGTCGGCACCCGCCGCGGTGACGGCGTCACCATGGCCCTCATCGAACTGGTCTGA
- a CDS encoding AI-2E family transporter: MNAFQYVWRSPWVRALVFLVAFYVLWRFIGQIRTVLIDFGVAFLIAYLANPLLNWLERGRVRRGLGVFFVVLIFAGLLSLAGLLLATVSGQLVTLIQKLPEQIGSLGDVLDRVTSWLSDRGVPGLTNSREQLITAAQDYVQNFGKNIVPILQNALSSTGTLLNSLVSIGGVVGQVLLILLMSIYLMIDYSRVNAAMLSVFPRPWQPRVLEFTDLVGTAVGGYVRGQLLIASFIGVFVWLGLTIVGIPSAAAIGFLAGAFNIVPYLGPIIGATPAILLALTLPGAWLKIVAVIVVFVAANQIEGNFLSPYILSRTTDLHPITVLVAILIGASLLGFAGALLAVPLVALGKLMLQRYYYPSRVYTDGP, encoded by the coding sequence ATGAATGCGTTCCAGTACGTCTGGCGCAGTCCGTGGGTGCGGGCGCTGGTGTTTCTCGTGGCCTTCTACGTGCTGTGGCGGTTCATCGGTCAGATCCGCACGGTGCTGATCGATTTCGGCGTGGCGTTCCTGATCGCGTACCTGGCCAATCCGCTGCTGAACTGGCTGGAACGCGGCCGGGTCCGGCGCGGGCTGGGCGTGTTCTTCGTGGTGCTGATCTTCGCGGGTCTGCTGAGTCTGGCGGGCCTGCTGCTGGCGACCGTGTCCGGTCAGCTGGTCACGCTGATCCAGAAGCTGCCCGAGCAGATCGGTTCGCTGGGCGACGTGCTGGACCGCGTGACGTCGTGGCTGTCGGACCGGGGCGTGCCGGGCCTGACGAACTCCCGCGAGCAGCTGATCACGGCGGCGCAGGACTACGTGCAGAACTTCGGGAAGAACATCGTGCCGATCCTGCAGAACGCGCTGTCCTCCACCGGGACGCTGCTGAACAGTCTGGTGTCCATCGGCGGGGTGGTGGGGCAGGTGCTGCTGATCCTGCTGATGAGCATCTACCTGATGATCGATTACAGCCGCGTGAACGCCGCCATGCTGAGCGTCTTTCCGCGCCCCTGGCAGCCGCGAGTGCTGGAGTTCACTGATCTGGTGGGCACGGCGGTCGGCGGGTACGTGCGCGGGCAGCTGCTGATCGCGTCGTTCATCGGGGTGTTTGTGTGGCTGGGCCTGACCATCGTGGGGATTCCCAGTGCCGCCGCCATCGGCTTCCTGGCGGGCGCGTTCAACATTGTGCCGTACCTGGGGCCGATCATCGGCGCCACCCCGGCGATCCTGCTGGCCCTGACGCTGCCGGGCGCGTGGCTGAAGATCGTGGCGGTGATCGTGGTGTTCGTGGCCGCCAACCAGATCGAGGGGAACTTCCTCAGTCCGTACATCCTGAGCCGAACGACGGACCTGCACCCGATCACGGTGCTGGTCGCCATTCTGATCGGCGCGTCGCTGCTGGGCTTCGCCGGGGCGCTGCTGGCTGTGCCGCTGGTCGCGCTGGGCAAGCTGATGCTGCAGCGGTACTACTACCCCAGTCGCGTGTACACCGACGGGCCCTGA